The Ovis canadensis isolate MfBH-ARS-UI-01 breed Bighorn chromosome 13, ARS-UI_OviCan_v2, whole genome shotgun sequence genome includes a region encoding these proteins:
- the LOC138417911 gene encoding short palate, lung and nasal epithelium carcinoma-associated protein 2B-like: MFQLWKLVLLCGLLAGTSASLLDIRGNDVLRKLQSGLERGLDTFDSALETIFQNLKTELESRCSDEVVEETQETENLLEQLISRIFQVVYSLTGVRIRNVQVPDITFEASDNGADVKIPITANITVNLPLLGEIVDLALNVDIQTTVSIETDTDTEAGGSRVVVGECTNNPESISLTVLHRRFGLLNSVVDFGVNLARSVVSSVVQDELCPRFLKLLESLDAECVEKLIGETQDTQDETGEGS, from the exons ATGTTTCAGCTTTGGAAACTTGTTCTCTTGTGCGGCCTGCTTGCTGGGACCTCAGCATCTCTTCTTGACATTCGTGGAAATGATGTTCTGAGGAAGCTGCAATCTGGCCTTGAGAGAGGACTTGACACCTTCGACAGTGCACTTGAAA ctatctttcagaatttgaagacTGAATTGGAATCCAGGTGTTCAGACGAGGTGGTGGAAGAGACCCAGGAAACAGAGAATTTGTTGGAACAActcatttctagaatttttcaAGTAGTGTACAGCCTTACAGG GGTGAGAATCAGGAATGTCCAAGTCCCGGATATCACATTCGAAGCTTCTGACAACGGTGCTGACGTGAAGATCCCCATCACTGCTAACATCACCGTGAACCT GCCTCTGTTGGGTGAGATTGTCGACCTGGCCCTCAATGTGGACATCCAAACTACTGTCAGCATTGAAACTGACACTGATACCGAGGCTGGTGGCTCCAGGGTGGTCGTGGGAGAATGCACCAACAACCCAGAAAGCATCTCACTCACGGTGCTGCACAG ACGCTTTGGATTGCTCAACAGTGTTGTGGACTTTGGAGTCAACCTTGCGAGAAGTGTGGTGTCCTCTGTAGTGCAGGATGAG CTGTGCCCACGATTCCTCAAGCTCCTTGAAAGCCTGGATGCAGAGTGTGTTGAGAAACTCATCG GTGAAACTCAGGACACCCAGGATGAAACTGGAGAGGGCAGTTGA